Below is a genomic region from Polypterus senegalus isolate Bchr_013 chromosome 13, ASM1683550v1, whole genome shotgun sequence.
cctgcactctcgtCTTCTttccccattactctgcactgttgatcccaagtatttaaactcctccaccttcgccaactctactcccctcatcctcaccattctactgacctccctctcattcacacacatggattctgtcctggtggtcctactgaccttcattcctcttatCTCCACtgctccagggtctcctcaacctgcagatcacagtgtcatcagcaaacatcacagtccacagggactcctgtctaatctcgtctgtcagcctgtccatcaccattgtgaTTAAGAAAGGACtcggagccgatccctgatgtaatcccacctccgtcactcctaccacagacctcaccacggtcacactaccctcgttcatatcctgtgccactcttacgtacttctctgccactcctgacttcctcatacaataccacagctcctctcagtcaccctgtcatttgctttctcaggtccacaaagacgcaatgcaactccttctgttcttctcttaacttctccatcaacatcctcggagcaaacatcacatccgtggtgctctttcttggcatgaaaccatcctgctgctcactgatcatcacctcacttcttatctgaacttccacttctctttcccataacttcatgctgtggcccatcagttttatccccctgtagttactgcagtcctgcacatcccccttattcttaaatatcggcccaccagtccacttcttctccactcctcctccggcATCCTGTCActtaaaaggggtcattttgcttgacttctaactTTACCCTGagggggaaatttgacttttcacAGAAGCTAAGCAAGTAACTaagtaaatcaataaacacaGTTTGATCTGAACACACcagataaagcaagaaaatttaaaaagaagtaaaatgtcTGACTTGTCAGTCCCAGACCCAGTGAGGTGCTATAAAGACGTGTTGCTATTGGTGTAGAGGAGCCTCAGCCCCAACtgtttgctgaataattcattggctgaaagtcctccatgTTGGTGTGTCATGGACAGGATGTGCGGCGTTGTTTTCCAGCTGTTACTGTGCTGCATGTCATGGCTGTCTATTCCAGTGCAACAAAAATGACTTGAAGGTCTCCGCACCGAGCCTAAGCAGATTTGACCACAATGCCTGAAATTGCATGCACATGTTGTCGGACACGGGTGCAAGTGCAACTGATACGCTAGCAGCACAGGGCCTCAAATGAACAAGAGAACATATGGATAGTCCACAGAAAGGGTCGGCGTGACTGCCATTGAAGTGACGGTTGGGACACTGCAGGGGATTCAGAAGGTGGTCAGACCTCTTTTAAGtgttgtaggtttcattttaaattgatacatttgtcATTCTTGCCCATCCGTCTACACTCGGTAACCCcttgaatgacaaagtgaaaagaggctttcagaaaggtttgaaaatgacaaaacattacACACATAATATTATCACTATGCATTCAAAATTGAAATCTCGGCTTTAATAGGAGCCCTGGGTTTGacgctaatctgcatccagccctgcaagtaggccctccaacctgtagggggataaacctgggggttggtggcaggattggcactccaaccaccataaaaaaaaaaaaaccctcccaGTGTTCTATTTCACCTGAACTCGTGTGGTGCCAaggtgtcacccgtcgcatggctgcactcaagtcctaatctgggatcctgagttggtttgtcatgcggtgggtgcagcaatgccctTAATCCGCAGCGCccgctcctaacctctccctctctctttaaTAGGGGACGTCGTGTGCAGGAAACCTCGGagatgtgttttttgttgttgtttaggcGTATTCTTGAGCTACATTAGCTtttatgcagttttgttttaatttataactTCAACGAGTGGGAGGTGAGGGCAGATGAAGCAACATCCACTTGCTAATTGCTGTAGCAAAACTGCTGAGCAGATGGAAATCAAGTGAAGTGCGAGGGCAGCTTGCCGAAAGAGATTGGCATCAAGAAGTGCGTTCTCGTTCAAACTGCACTGCTTTCCCTTAAATGAGTGGAGCCCACGTAGTGTCATCACATTTAAGGGCCAACATGGCCAGGTAGCATTTATGTTAATCGGGGTCGGAGCACGCAGCTTCTAAAAGTTCTGATTGTGCCAACTCAAAGGAGATGTAATTACCAACATGTCAGTGTACTTATaaattatatagtacattttaaacAACATGGGGACGCTGtggccaaagtgatttacaagaaaagaagaaaaaacacacaacataaatacaaataaaatactgtaaataataaatggaagtaagattacataatcacgaAGAGGAAACcgtcagtattactgaaggtcacggaaggcaagtgaatagaaatgagtctttaatctcgttttgaattgtcgacgactcctttatgtgacgaggtaacgagatccacaggcgaggagcagcagctgcacaagtcctgtctgtcccccttagtttgacactcggtacgagggacaacaagagacaagtgaccagaagatctaagcactctagatggctggtgtaaagcacacaattcagataaataggcagcagTGAGCCCATgtgaagatttaaaaactagcaaccagattttaaaatccatttgaaAACTGGCAGGCAGCCAGTGGTAAAAGAaactaaaataggagaaacagagtccgactttcttgccccaaccaggaagcgagcggcagcgttctggaccaactgtaacctgcggaTCAGAGATTTttcttaatcccagaatacagcgagttgcagtaatcgaggtgaGAGAAGAttaaaagcaggagtagctttccCAACATCCCTACTTCTTCCCAGTACCCAAGTGCAGAGCACAACCTCGGCCTGTGAACTAAAAGTGGCGCCCTTCTTAAAGGAAAGTGCTAGAAGTCCACAGAACAGTTTCTGCAGGGCCGGCATTTAGTCATCGTGTGGGTCTGGAAACTGTCATTTAGTGAGTTATAGCGCCCTCGTGTGTATGGCTTGTGTTACAGCTGATCAGTCAAGTTATGGTCATGTACATAGTGCAGGGGTGTTTCTGCTTGAACAGGTtggcaaacatgcaataaattaaaatatccttGGCATGCTTTATAGAGTATGTATTGTATACTTGTATGTACTGGTTTATATGTCACCGTATTTTTTCATTATCATCTTCACCAACCTCACAACTAGGAACTGTGCAGAAAGGGAAGGCTGATAAAGACTGGGCACGACGGCTGACGTTTCTAATAAtcttgtttgcctttctaaggcggTGAGTGTTGTGTTTGTCCTGAATAGAAAGTGGCGGGGTGCCAGTCACATTCTGTGCCACCTTCATCGACCTCTTCAGAGCTTTACATTCAGGATGTGATCAGGCCAGTAAGAATGGACTCCACTGGGCACCTGTAGAAGCTCATGGGCAGAGACGGGGAAATGCAAGCTGCCTTTGGACGTCTGTGGATGTAAAGGTGCTGGTGAGTCTTTCTGACCAGAGGGTGaatgtgttgtgcccacttcagttCATCAGTGACAGTCACTCAATGAAATTTTAAACCTACTCCCCCTTTCAACAGCATCCTCTGGGGTGTACAGTAGATGTCACTGTTGTCTGCTTTCTGAAGTCTGTGCCCATTGCCTTTTGGTTTAAGGGTTAGATTggggagggctgcaggttttcattctaaccatcttcttaattagtgaccaattttagctgctaattaactttttaccttcgttttaattaacttgactccacCCACTTAGTTTCttgttccttaattagcagccaaacaatagtgagaccCAAAACGAGGTGCCACATGAGCAGCTCGCCTGTGCCCATCTCACAATATCTGAGAATAGAAAAAAGGTGacgtctcagtaaggctgatctctcaggtcaccaaaatggtggtcttagaaaacaacagaaaatcagcagttctggaaatgtctgctgtggcagaatgagagcagcaacaagccgtggaattaaataatgagtttaattaacagcaaaaatcggcttctcattaagagattggttggagtgaaatccCTGTTGGCTCGTTTCgcatcttatttctgtttggctgccatttaatgaggaaaaagaatcaattgagaggactaaatccttaataacggaagggaaaaggagttcattagcagtgaaaactgattaggaaaagggtgagaatgacaacctgcagccactgcggcccaccaggcccagagtttgacacccctgggtTTGATTCTTGTCCTGGCACCACTGTGTTGGCAGTAATTATGGTGACTCGACAGCCCTACTCTGATGTTCATTTTCAGCTATTAAGCAAGTGCCAATTTGGCAACTGCAGATTTGTGGGCTCAGATTTTCTGTTGGCAGAAGTACATAAgccatgtacagggtggtccagatctaattatgccaatccagatcgtctggataactttgatttatgaggggacgattccagttcggcgtgaagatgattcttcatgtcgtcggttcgcacacttctcgatggtccgggatttttcgggtaataaatttaataacttatagcgtgatgaaaattgcataattagatctgaaccaccccaTAGATGTTGGTTGTGCCACACGACCAGCTGCACCGATCCTACATTTCAGATGGAAGTTCATAGCTGGATTGCTTGTGTGCCCGGCTGGTCAGTCCCACTCCTGTTTCAATAGGCGATGAAGAGCGGCCCAGCATTTTGTGTGCTGCTCTCTGATTGAACGTGGAGTTGAAGCTGTGTGGTGTTTCTCCACTTATGTCAATGCTGGGCTGGTTTAGAGAGAAGTCCAAGAACTGGATGTGTGTCCTCCTGTGTCCACCGAGCAGCTGATCATCTCTGGCTCTGACTGTCTGAAACGGCAGTGAAGACTTCTCACAATGGTGGGTCACAGAGAGCGCCAAGTAAAAGGTAGAAAAGAAGACACCCGAGTGTTTAATCCGAAGAGGCAGAGCGTCCTTCAGGTTTCAGATTTCTGGGACGGTGGATGTTATTCTGAGATGCTTTCCAAGTGCGGCTCACAGATGTCCGAGTGTTTTATGTACACTTGAGCCCAAACGCAGCTGTACTCCGTGTGACATGTGGCCATTAGCACTGCACCCTCCGTGACCAGCAGAACTTCTGCCTTTACAGTCGCCATGCCACTGTTGGTGGAGGTTGGTCACATGATTTGTAGCGTAGCGCTCCACTGATGCAGACCTTTCCTCTCGTGTCCCTTGACCTTTTCATGTTCGTTTCGGCTGCAGCCCTTCATTTATAATGTGAGGCCGTTGAAAAGAAGTGTTCTGAGATTTTGTTGGTTGGTAAGGTTTTGAAACTCCCTCACGACTGGATTTGTGATTGGCACGTACAAGTATGACCCTCGCTGGGCCCTGAACACATGGCAGTAATGACCTTCTGGATGGGCACTGAAGTGAGTGGCATCATCTTGTATGCTGTCGCTGCTCTCCCCGTGCAGGAGTGTGTTGTTACTCAATAGAtggtgtggcggacggctgggcacccctgtgatggaaggaccaggggagagggcacATTCGGGGTACTACCTCCCCCGGCTCACAGTTTCACGGGTTtgaagcttagaagctcaaccctgctgggtacaGGGGGTGCCTGGGCAATGGCTGATTCCTgggttgcagcacttctgccacacccggacgTGTTCCTGGAAGAAGAATTGGGAGCTCCTGGCGCACTTCTGGGtgccccataaaaggggccagagtcgggaggagtggaAGTGGCAAAGAAGGAAAAGGGACTGTGCTGGGCTTTGCCCTGTGAGCATGGTGTGCTGGGAACTAAAAAATAAAGCGTGTGGcgtttctgcctgtctgtgtcgggttagggcggctgtacgcaccctggtggtccacaaaacGATTCTGAAAAATTCGACATGTAGGAAAAAAGGGGCGCAGGAGGTTGGAATATTATGGGGTCGTCCTGATTTCTCAACCTAAAGAGGTTCTCGGCGGGTCCTGAAGACGTCCTGAGGAATCCTTAAGGTAATAATCAGTAAATGTTTTAAACCTGCTGATGCCATGGACTGGAGGGTGAAGTCCATTTGCTCTCGGGTCACACAGAGAAGCAGTGAAAGGTTGTTGATCTCGTCCATCATTTGTCCAACATGAATGCCATCCTCAACAGCCCACCGGTTTGGtgcttttttaaattgtgtacTGAGTGATGAGGTGGTCTGTCAGGGTCAGCTGAAGAGCTAATGGTGTTCAGTGGACAGGCAGCCACACACATTGCCCTCCAGCTCGTCCTCTACAAAGGGTCCCATCACACAGCAACGTCAAATTCCAAAGAGCAGTAGGCAGCTGCTGTAAAAACAACATGGACGCTTGAGCCACCGCAGGAATCTGCAAGGAAAGGGACCTGCCATTATAATGACAACTCTGTGCCCGGCCacccctgtctgtctgtctgtctgtctcttattGAGCACTCTGATTAGAGCCTCTCCTTGTCTTGCAGGTATTGAAGAGTTGTGTTCAAAGCGGGACGACATTAACAAGCAGATTTTAAGGGAAGAGGAGGAAAAAGTGAAGCTGCAGAACGACATTCGCATTCTGACCGAGAAACTCAGCCGAGTCAATGAGAGCCTGGCACGGAAGCTTGCAGCACGTAACGATTTTGACCGCACGATCGCAGAGACGGAGGCTGCTTACATGAAGGTCAGGAGAGTGCCCTTGTGCCAGTTTTAGCGTTAACTGACCTTTTTCCTTCCTTGTGTTCAGGTCTTGTGTTGTTTTCTATTCATGCTGTAGCCTTCCTGTCTTCACCAAGCCATTTAGATGAAGGGTGAGTGGACAGTATTGGCGACAGGGTGCCATTCGTAACCACACATTCAAATGTTTAGATGTGTTGTCACTTGCTCAGGAGTGGCATTAATCGGAGGAATATAAATTACAAAGTCTCAGTTTACTAAAATGAATATCCAGATAGCCGAGCGCTCACAAGAACCGTATTCTGTTTCTGtacccaacgtcccctcgctgaTGTGCTTGGTCCAGCATTGCATTATGTTTGTACCATCAGCAGTGCTTTTGGCTCCATGGCATATTGACACTTGAAACACACAGTTGCTGCCTTTTCATgccatctttgagatgtttgaaACAACTAATGGAATACGATGCCAAGGACCGATGTCGCAAGCTGTGAAAGCCCATGGACGCATGTCCAGCAGATGTGATTTGAGATATTGGAACACTCGCCACACAATCTTAAAGCACTGGCACACCACCATCTATTAAGTTACCCCTCATTGTTTGTAAAGAATGGCAAGAAAATTTAGAATCTCCTGAGATCTCATGTTTGATGTTCAGTGTGGGTCCCCAATGAGGCCACCCATTGgatcacaaacaaacaaaacgtAATCTCTAAATTATGACTCGTGTCGCATAATGCAAAGCTCGGGTTTCTAGTTGTATactccagtatccaacccgctatatcctaactacagggtcaatgctagccaacacag
It encodes:
- the ssna1 gene encoding Sjoegren syndrome nuclear autoantigen 1 — encoded protein: MAQQGAALQNYNNELVKCIEELCSKRDDINKQILREEEEKVKLQNDIRILTEKLSRVNESLARKLAARNDFDRTIAETEAAYMKILESSQTLLNVLKREAGTLGKSTDLRCANVGHSPHKD